The Natronoglycomyces albus genome has a segment encoding these proteins:
- a CDS encoding sulfite exporter TauE/SafE family protein: MDVIVVLVLLAAGVGAGMVNALAGGGSLISYPALLAVGVPPISANVTNSVSVAPGYVGSVIGSRSQLKGQRQRIIKLIPTACLGALAGTALLLTTPPSLFEAIVPFLIITAAILMALGPTLNRLLASQADAQGEHPVLIHVLIALACVYGGYFLSAIGLVVMAFLAICVNDSLPRMTALKNIITMCIGLIAATVYSLLASVEWTAVMALVPATLLGGWLGAKLGPRLPQKPLRWVIIAYGLTVGIILLVRYWWM; this comes from the coding sequence ATGGATGTCATAGTGGTCCTGGTTCTCCTCGCCGCCGGAGTGGGAGCTGGAATGGTCAATGCCCTTGCAGGCGGGGGTTCTCTCATCAGCTACCCAGCGTTGTTGGCTGTGGGTGTCCCACCCATTTCCGCGAACGTCACTAACTCGGTGTCCGTGGCTCCGGGTTACGTCGGAAGCGTCATTGGCAGCCGCTCCCAGCTCAAAGGGCAGCGACAGCGCATCATCAAACTCATCCCGACCGCCTGCTTGGGCGCGTTGGCGGGGACGGCGTTGCTTTTGACAACGCCACCGTCGCTATTCGAGGCGATCGTGCCGTTCCTGATCATTACCGCCGCCATCCTCATGGCCCTGGGCCCGACTCTCAACCGGCTCCTAGCCTCCCAAGCGGACGCCCAGGGGGAACATCCGGTCCTCATCCACGTTCTCATCGCTCTCGCGTGCGTCTATGGCGGCTACTTCTTGTCGGCGATCGGCTTGGTCGTTATGGCCTTTCTGGCCATTTGTGTAAACGACAGCCTGCCACGCATGACAGCCCTCAAGAACATCATCACCATGTGCATTGGCCTCATCGCCGCCACCGTCTATAGCCTGTTGGCGTCCGTGGAGTGGACAGCTGTCATGGCGTTGGTCCCCGCCACCTTGTTGGGTGGCTGGCTAGGTGCGAAATTGGGGCCTCGGTTGCCGCAAAAGCCGCTGCGATGGGTGATCATCGCCTACGGGCTCACCGTCGGCATTATTCTCTTGGTGAGGTACTGGTGGATGTAG